From Paraburkholderia hayleyella, a single genomic window includes:
- a CDS encoding type VI secretion system Vgr family protein has protein sequence MKNYLDNCTVRVYRKPERTVEINGDALPRWTPPENCLLPEDEGSKPLLHVIDLEGEEGIGRLSRYAVLCRTDIAVTDPGRTTLNLDSIVGTQVTMEIDIPGRGEFIPGMPGDTGLGNRGFHVREITGIVTKADFVRQDDRSKVYRFIVEPVLAQATKGCNYRNFQNSTVVEVIEAVLAGYRVSVEWRIAGPLVIDHYPRRDLTVQFFESDFIFFQRLCESNGLFYWFEYRNGAHSIVIADTLGAFHRHGEAYEPLRFSNGDRIDEEHIDRLELASQQTEGKSTVVAHEYTRPRLGARAIPVRVEDRQPRDTAGADQEYYAYGNVSEPSQGAGGLNARPLDADAQARFAALVRMQSLRCVGLRARGHGDMRGLKAGFTFHLTDYPLVKANVEYLVVFTRLKITETDQASGTGQVFRCETDFEIQPVREYFRMPFDTPRPVAGVMRAIVTGPEGQEIWCDAYGRIKCQLVPDREGTFDHRSFIWIQPVQQWQGGQTGTAWVPRIGSEILVGHVNNDPDMPFLYGCVVNANNLPAWELPRNQWLSGIRSCMEGGSSSNHLALDDTHGQQQAQLASDHGKSSVSLGYNTRIDGNKGRQDARGEGFEVRTDLRGALRAMQGMLATTHGRANAEGKVTDMSETHTQLNEAHGIHEQLAKLAQQHCAQDVTGNQGDVTDAIKNANTALRGEGGDFPEFQNPDIAISSAASTHLSAQDSTHIASRNHTALTAGGNVAIAALKSLYASVRGGLSFFAAQAGIRLFAAKGKVEVQAQGDAMDLAALKDVTVSSTDGRIIIEAKQEVWIGAGGSFICINGSGITNATTGKIFEKCVKWSKTAPDSTLRPLKSFKPDYQAQYVLANAKSGLPMARHPYQLKLPDGRTLSGVTTDLGETVPVFTSASQPVQLQVAGPGKTPQTEAWHLVGGGNDIFSDYVDS, from the coding sequence ATGAAAAATTATCTTGATAACTGCACGGTGAGGGTCTACCGGAAGCCCGAGCGCACTGTCGAAATAAACGGCGATGCACTTCCGCGCTGGACACCGCCAGAAAACTGTCTACTGCCCGAGGATGAGGGTTCGAAGCCCCTGCTTCATGTCATTGATCTGGAAGGCGAGGAAGGTATCGGCAGGCTGTCCCGTTATGCGGTGCTTTGCCGGACGGATATTGCCGTGACGGATCCCGGGCGCACCACGCTGAACCTTGACAGCATCGTCGGAACGCAGGTCACGATGGAGATCGACATCCCCGGCAGGGGGGAATTCATTCCAGGCATGCCTGGCGATACCGGATTGGGTAATCGCGGTTTCCATGTGCGTGAGATAACCGGGATCGTGACCAAGGCAGATTTCGTGCGGCAGGATGACCGCTCGAAGGTCTACAGGTTCATTGTCGAGCCTGTGCTGGCGCAGGCCACGAAGGGCTGCAACTATCGTAACTTCCAGAACAGTACGGTGGTCGAGGTTATTGAAGCAGTACTGGCGGGCTATCGGGTTTCGGTTGAGTGGCGTATTGCAGGGCCGCTGGTCATTGACCACTACCCACGGCGCGACCTGACGGTCCAGTTTTTCGAATCGGACTTCATTTTTTTCCAGCGTTTGTGTGAATCGAACGGATTGTTCTACTGGTTCGAATATAGGAACGGCGCTCATAGTATTGTCATCGCAGACACGCTGGGCGCATTTCACCGGCACGGTGAAGCGTACGAGCCGTTGCGCTTTTCGAACGGTGACCGCATTGACGAAGAACACATCGACCGGCTTGAACTGGCGAGCCAGCAGACTGAAGGCAAATCCACCGTTGTGGCGCATGAGTACACGCGGCCACGTCTCGGCGCACGTGCCATACCGGTGCGCGTGGAGGACAGGCAGCCTCGTGATACAGCGGGCGCGGACCAGGAATACTACGCCTACGGGAACGTGAGCGAGCCGAGCCAGGGTGCGGGGGGGCTGAACGCCCGTCCGCTCGATGCCGATGCGCAGGCGCGGTTCGCGGCGCTAGTGCGGATGCAGTCGTTGCGCTGCGTCGGCCTGCGTGCGAGAGGCCATGGCGACATGCGCGGTCTGAAGGCGGGCTTCACGTTTCACCTGACCGACTATCCCCTTGTCAAGGCGAACGTTGAATATCTGGTCGTGTTTACACGGCTGAAAATCACGGAAACCGATCAGGCCAGCGGCACGGGACAGGTATTCCGGTGCGAGACGGATTTCGAAATCCAGCCGGTACGCGAATATTTCCGCATGCCGTTTGATACGCCACGGCCTGTGGCCGGGGTCATGCGTGCCATCGTAACCGGTCCCGAAGGCCAGGAAATCTGGTGTGACGCCTATGGCCGTATCAAGTGCCAGCTCGTGCCCGACAGGGAAGGCACGTTCGATCACCGGTCGTTTATCTGGATTCAGCCGGTACAGCAGTGGCAGGGCGGCCAGACGGGAACAGCGTGGGTTCCGCGCATCGGAAGTGAAATCCTGGTGGGGCATGTCAACAACGATCCCGACATGCCGTTCCTTTACGGTTGTGTCGTGAATGCGAACAACCTGCCCGCGTGGGAACTGCCGCGTAACCAGTGGCTGTCGGGGATACGGAGTTGCATGGAAGGCGGCTCGTCCTCGAATCATCTGGCGCTGGACGACACGCATGGCCAGCAGCAGGCGCAGCTTGCCAGTGATCATGGCAAGTCGAGCGTGAGCCTAGGTTACAACACGCGTATTGACGGCAACAAGGGAAGGCAAGACGCCAGAGGGGAAGGCTTCGAGGTGCGCACCGACCTGCGAGGCGCGCTTCGCGCGATGCAGGGCATGCTGGCGACTACACATGGCCGCGCCAATGCAGAGGGCAAGGTCACGGACATGTCTGAAACGCATACGCAGCTCAACGAGGCGCATGGCATTCACGAGCAACTGGCAAAACTGGCGCAGCAGCATTGCGCGCAGGACGTGACGGGCAACCAGGGCGACGTGACAGACGCGATTAAAAATGCCAACACTGCGCTACGCGGCGAGGGTGGCGACTTCCCCGAATTCCAGAACCCCGATATAGCGATATCGAGCGCGGCCAGTACCCACCTGAGCGCGCAGGACAGTACACACATTGCGAGCCGTAACCACACGGCGCTGACCGCGGGCGGCAATGTCGCGATAGCGGCGCTCAAGTCACTTTACGCTTCGGTGCGGGGGGGACTCTCTTTCTTTGCAGCGCAAGCCGGAATCAGGCTGTTCGCGGCGAAGGGAAAGGTCGAGGTCCAGGCGCAGGGTGATGCGATGGACTTGGCGGCGCTGAAGGACGTGACGGTCAGCAGCACGGATGGGAGGATCATCATCGAGGCTAAACAGGAGGTGTGGATCGGTGCGGGTGGTTCATTCATCTGTATCAACGGTAGCGGCATTACCAATGCGACGACCGGCAAGATATTTGAAAAATGCGTGAAGTGGAGCAAGACAGCTCCCGATTCAACGCTACGGCCATTGAAATCGTTCAAGCCCGATTACCAGGCGCAATACGTACTGGCTAACGCAAAGAGCGGGTTGCCGATGGCCCGGCATCCCTATCAGCTCAAGTTGCCGGACGGGCGCACGTTGAGCGGGGTCACGACGGATCTGGGTGAAACAGTGCCGGTATTTACGTCTGCCTCGCAGCCCGTCCAGTTGCAGGTAGCTGGTCCGGGTAAGACGCCGCAAACCGAGGCATGGCATCTGGTTGGCGGGGGCAACGATATCTTTTCAGATTACGTGGATAGTTGA
- a CDS encoding VRR-NUC domain-containing protein: protein MTPYDSTVTIKEDTQKYVRLPDGGMGYLEEKIRSALWWPDIGLRVRKSDGLVGVSLLKQIAMSAAIRWDEKDRDYYFRYKAEVSFDMRPFIFADEPPMPFLSTSNGTDEVGRRHTLNPFPLKGAAKGTIKGYVRRPDVIIVTDEGNRWPGRGSVDHDGRKQTPNLQRLVEVKFPRDDWGENQERDYLTVAGGNSHMTVLNVEGGDQRSKELVKAAVTAAFLGWLAGRTRVRARIRSRKPVQQPAWFEAWSALEAGVDSAGNQVAALWDTTRQGVRQLSDETQAWLHESAGWLFEKGRWVADMSGQTWHYVDEKSHTLWRYTTMELVQGWQQIRRQTDLTAAQLKQIDWGHVLITAVKGVATVVLLIAGVVVVVVLAQTLIAILAALVAIATTAGGTVLIAALA from the coding sequence ATGACTCCCTATGATTCGACTGTAACGATCAAGGAAGATACTCAAAAGTATGTCCGGTTGCCCGATGGAGGTATGGGCTATCTGGAAGAAAAAATCCGCTCGGCGCTGTGGTGGCCTGATATCGGCTTGCGGGTGCGGAAAAGCGATGGGCTGGTGGGTGTCAGCCTGCTCAAGCAAATAGCGATGAGCGCCGCAATCCGGTGGGATGAAAAAGACAGGGATTACTATTTTCGCTACAAGGCGGAAGTATCGTTCGACATGCGACCGTTCATTTTCGCAGATGAACCGCCCATGCCGTTTCTGAGCACATCGAATGGCACCGATGAGGTGGGGCGACGTCATACCCTGAACCCGTTTCCCCTGAAAGGTGCGGCAAAGGGAACGATCAAGGGTTATGTGCGCCGCCCCGATGTCATCATTGTCACGGATGAGGGCAACCGTTGGCCGGGGCGTGGGAGCGTCGATCATGATGGACGAAAGCAGACGCCGAACCTGCAGCGGCTGGTCGAGGTCAAGTTTCCGCGCGATGACTGGGGGGAGAACCAGGAAAGGGATTACCTTACGGTTGCGGGCGGCAATAGTCACATGACCGTGCTGAACGTAGAAGGAGGCGATCAGCGTTCGAAGGAACTGGTCAAAGCGGCTGTTACCGCAGCGTTTCTCGGCTGGCTCGCGGGCAGAACCCGTGTGCGGGCGCGTATCCGCTCAAGAAAGCCGGTTCAGCAGCCGGCATGGTTCGAAGCCTGGAGCGCACTGGAAGCTGGGGTTGATTCGGCTGGAAACCAGGTCGCTGCACTGTGGGATACCACCAGGCAGGGGGTACGCCAGCTCTCCGATGAAACCCAGGCGTGGCTGCACGAGAGCGCGGGCTGGTTGTTTGAGAAGGGTCGATGGGTTGCGGACATGTCGGGTCAGACGTGGCATTACGTTGATGAGAAGAGCCACACGCTCTGGCGTTACACGACGATGGAACTCGTGCAGGGCTGGCAGCAGATCCGCAGGCAGACTGATCTCACGGCAGCGCAGCTCAAACAGATCGACTGGGGACATGTCCTGATTACTGCCGTCAAGGGCGTAGCGACCGTTGTGCTGCTGATTGCTGGGGTGGTGGTTGTCGTTGTGCTGGCCCAGACGCTGATCGCTATTCTGGCGGCGCTGGTGGCAATTGCGACAACGGCAGGCGGGACCGTACTGATTGCCGCACTCGCCTAG
- a CDS encoding PAAR domain-containing protein: MDFIRLGDTTDHGGKVVSASETADYDGISLARKGDLIECPLHPGVQPNIIIEGDDETDDEGRPLARHGHRGTCGCRLISSVEE, encoded by the coding sequence ATGGATTTCATCCGGCTCGGCGACACGACCGACCACGGCGGCAAGGTGGTTAGCGCATCCGAAACAGCGGACTATGACGGCATTTCGCTCGCCCGCAAGGGTGACCTGATCGAATGCCCGCTGCATCCCGGGGTGCAGCCGAACATCATCATCGAGGGTGACGACGAGACGGATGATGAGGGCCGTCCGCTCGCCCGTCATGGTCATCGCGGCACGTGCGGCTGTCGCCTCATATCGAGCGTTGAAGAATGA
- a CDS encoding MFS transporter, protein MTRAVSSPSARRFRLRAGTFQRFWCARALASIAFQMLTVAMGWQVYALTHDVFVLGLMGLSQFLPMFLLTLVVGHVADRYNRKRIALACLLLEAALALVFLLSSLGGWLTVPMIFVLAVLLGATRAFEAPCLTALLPSVVRREKLARATTLASSAKQASQILGPALGGLLYARGASLVYFISVLAFVCAAVLIQSLRVRSVPVKPLPVTLAAVFSGVAFIWSEPDMLGALSLDLLAVLFGGATALLPIFASDVLRTGPLGLGVLRSAPAVGALLGSLWMSWFPLRKRAGAAMFAGVIAFGAATIVFALSHRFVLSLGALTLLGAADVISVVVRMTLVQLRTPDEMLGRVSAINSLFVGTSNQLGEFESGLTAGWWGARTAVLAGGVATIAVALLWMRIFPELARVPPLEKQRADAAELQKA, encoded by the coding sequence TTGACGCGCGCCGTGTCTTCTCCCTCGGCGAGACGATTTCGCCTGCGTGCAGGGACCTTTCAGCGCTTTTGGTGCGCGCGAGCGCTGGCGTCGATCGCCTTCCAGATGTTGACCGTTGCCATGGGCTGGCAAGTTTATGCGCTGACGCATGATGTCTTCGTGCTGGGTCTCATGGGGTTGTCGCAGTTTCTGCCGATGTTTTTGCTGACCCTGGTCGTGGGTCATGTCGCCGACCGTTATAACCGCAAACGTATTGCTCTGGCCTGTCTGCTGCTCGAAGCGGCGCTCGCACTGGTTTTTCTGCTGAGTTCGCTGGGCGGTTGGCTTACCGTTCCCATGATCTTCGTCCTGGCCGTGCTGCTCGGGGCCACACGTGCATTCGAAGCGCCTTGTCTGACCGCCTTGCTGCCAAGTGTGGTGCGGCGTGAAAAACTGGCTCGCGCCACCACCCTGGCAAGTTCGGCCAAACAGGCATCGCAGATTCTCGGGCCTGCGCTCGGCGGTTTGCTGTATGCGAGAGGAGCTAGCCTGGTGTATTTCATCAGCGTATTGGCCTTCGTTTGCGCAGCCGTGCTGATTCAGTCACTCCGGGTGCGATCTGTGCCGGTAAAACCTTTGCCTGTCACGCTCGCCGCAGTATTTTCCGGTGTCGCGTTTATCTGGAGCGAACCCGACATGCTCGGGGCGCTGTCCCTCGATTTGCTCGCCGTGCTATTTGGCGGCGCCACTGCGCTGTTGCCCATTTTTGCCAGCGACGTATTGCGCACCGGTCCGCTTGGGCTTGGGGTGCTACGATCCGCACCCGCCGTCGGTGCGCTGCTGGGCTCGCTTTGGATGAGCTGGTTTCCGTTACGCAAGCGGGCCGGCGCGGCAATGTTTGCGGGTGTCATCGCGTTCGGCGCGGCGACTATCGTGTTTGCCCTCTCCCATCGTTTTGTGCTGTCACTGGGCGCGCTCACCCTGCTGGGCGCGGCGGATGTGATCAGTGTTGTTGTCCGGATGACTCTGGTGCAATTACGCACCCCCGACGAGATGCTGGGCCGTGTCAGCGCCATTAATTCGCTCTTTGTCGGTACCTCGAACCAGTTGGGAGAATTCGAATCGGGGCTTACCGCGGGATGGTGGGGCGCACGGACTGCCGTGCTCGCAGGTGGCGTGGCGACAATCGCCGTGGCCTTGTTGTGGATGCGAATTTTTCCGGAACTGGCCCGCGTGCCGCCGCTGGAGAAACAAAGAGCGGATGCTGCTGAGCTGCAGAAGGCTTAG
- a CDS encoding DUF1488 domain-containing protein, which translates to MQIIFPNESPEYSGRELTLAFAAMVNGERVKCAITAEALEDHFGAASPRAEDMLGAFDQHRPRIEAAARRLLSETRAQCLTLRSGYVRFYKANLRN; encoded by the coding sequence ATGCAAATCATTTTCCCCAACGAATCGCCTGAATATTCAGGACGAGAGCTGACGCTGGCGTTTGCGGCCATGGTGAACGGTGAGCGGGTCAAGTGTGCGATTACGGCTGAAGCACTGGAGGACCATTTTGGTGCAGCATCGCCCCGCGCCGAAGATATGCTGGGAGCATTCGATCAGCACCGTCCCCGTATTGAAGCCGCTGCACGGCGTTTGTTATCCGAGACGCGGGCGCAATGCCTGACGTTGCGCAGTGGATATGTCCGCTTTTACAAAGCAAACTTGCGCAACTGA
- a CDS encoding cytochrome b has product MSVHSSSSERYSKPAIFFHWLIVVLVALAYLAIEIRGPKGSDSRAFWSDIHFWAGTLVLGLALCRLLWRLWQAPPAEIESNPLLAFLARLAHLALYVFIFVQPLLGMLMSNAAGYPVDLAWLNIEFSLIGPDAIAAPMLKSAHVWLGNAFYWIIGLHALAALVHHFVLKDRTLKRML; this is encoded by the coding sequence ATGTCGGTCCATTCCTCCTCTTCCGAACGTTATTCCAAGCCTGCTATCTTCTTTCACTGGCTAATCGTCGTACTGGTGGCACTGGCTTATCTGGCCATCGAAATACGCGGCCCCAAAGGTAGCGACAGCCGTGCTTTCTGGAGTGACATCCATTTCTGGGCCGGCACGCTGGTTCTGGGGCTGGCGCTCTGCCGTCTCCTGTGGCGTTTATGGCAGGCTCCCCCTGCCGAAATCGAAAGCAATCCCTTGCTCGCGTTTCTTGCCCGGCTAGCCCATCTTGCCCTTTATGTATTTATTTTCGTTCAGCCCTTACTGGGTATGTTGATGTCGAATGCCGCCGGATATCCGGTGGACCTCGCATGGCTCAATATCGAGTTCAGCCTGATTGGTCCAGATGCCATCGCCGCTCCCATGCTTAAAAGCGCCCATGTCTGGCTCGGCAACGCGTTCTACTGGATCATCGGGCTGCATGCGCTAGCGGCACTCGTGCACCACTTCGTGCTCAAGGATCGCACGCTCAAACGCATGCTTTGA
- a CDS encoding NCS2 family permease, which translates to MDFVKRYFGFDEAGTNLRTEILAGLTTFLTMAYIIVVNPAILGDAGMPKDAVFVATCLVAAIASLIMGLYANYPIALAPGMGLNAYFAYTVVKGMGFTWQAALGAVFISGCLFFVVTLFRIREVIVNGIPPSLRIAITGGIGLFLAIISLKSAGVVVGNPATLVTLGNLHEPHVVLAVIGFFIIVTLDFLRVRGAILLGILAVTVLSFFFGGNQFHGIVSAPPAIDATLFQLDIRGALSAGVLNVILVFFLVELFDATGTLMGVANRAGLLVKGKMHRLNRALLADSTAILAGSVLGTSSTTAFVESASGVQAGGRTGVTAITVAVLFLAALFFAPLAGVVPAYATAPALLYVSCLMLREMVELPWEDATEVVPAMLTAVLMPFTYSIANGVAFGFISYAGLKLLTGQARKVKLVVWVIAAVFLFRFFYLGAE; encoded by the coding sequence ATGGATTTCGTAAAGCGTTACTTCGGCTTTGACGAAGCAGGAACGAACCTGCGCACAGAAATACTCGCAGGGCTCACCACGTTTCTCACGATGGCTTACATCATCGTTGTCAATCCCGCGATCCTGGGCGATGCGGGCATGCCGAAAGATGCGGTATTCGTCGCTACCTGTCTCGTCGCGGCGATTGCCTCGCTGATCATGGGCCTGTATGCCAACTACCCGATCGCGCTAGCGCCGGGCATGGGCTTGAATGCTTACTTCGCCTATACCGTGGTCAAGGGCATGGGCTTCACCTGGCAAGCGGCGCTAGGTGCGGTTTTTATTTCGGGTTGCCTGTTTTTTGTCGTGACGCTTTTTCGCATCCGCGAGGTGATTGTCAACGGCATTCCGCCTTCGCTGCGCATTGCGATTACCGGCGGCATCGGGCTCTTTCTGGCGATTATTTCGCTGAAATCAGCGGGCGTGGTGGTGGGCAACCCAGCCACGCTGGTGACGCTCGGCAACCTGCATGAGCCTCATGTCGTGCTGGCCGTCATCGGCTTCTTCATCATCGTCACCCTTGATTTTCTACGCGTGCGCGGCGCGATTCTGCTCGGCATCCTGGCGGTGACCGTGCTCAGTTTTTTCTTCGGCGGCAACCAGTTTCATGGCATTGTCTCGGCGCCGCCCGCCATTGACGCCACGCTCTTCCAGCTTGATATTCGCGGTGCGCTGTCCGCTGGCGTGCTGAATGTAATTCTGGTATTTTTTTTGGTCGAGCTGTTCGACGCGACGGGCACCCTGATGGGCGTGGCCAATCGTGCCGGGCTGCTGGTCAAAGGCAAAATGCATCGTTTGAACCGGGCCTTGCTCGCGGATAGCACAGCGATCCTGGCAGGTTCAGTACTGGGCACCTCCTCCACGACAGCCTTTGTCGAAAGCGCTTCTGGCGTGCAGGCAGGCGGACGCACAGGGGTGACGGCCATCACGGTCGCGGTCCTGTTTTTAGCCGCACTCTTTTTTGCGCCGCTGGCAGGCGTGGTTCCAGCCTACGCGACCGCGCCTGCACTGCTTTACGTTTCGTGCCTGATGTTGCGCGAAATGGTCGAGCTGCCCTGGGAAGACGCCACGGAGGTCGTGCCTGCAATGCTGACGGCGGTGTTAATGCCTTTTACTTATTCGATTGCCAATGGCGTGGCTTTTGGTTTTATTTCGTATGCCGGGCTCAAGCTGCTGACAGGGCAAGCCCGCAAAGTCAAACTGGTGGTCTGGGTAATTGCCGCCGTGTTTTTATTCCGCTTCTTTTACCTCGGTGCCGAATAA
- a CDS encoding N-acetylmuramoyl-L-alanine amidase translates to MRKEQQALPVTSLGRRDFLAKSSIWSAGTLALPLAGCGSSIAQELQDATYTIDTSFQSPNQDSRVRDLVLHYTAGPLAKSLATLTDPQRQVSSHYLVPDGISDGGRFRVLALVPEARRAWHAGVSYWQGDRMLNAGSIGIEIVNVGYPKEDENLPLMKRRWYPYTPAQIAVVGKLAADVIARHEILPQKVVGHSDVAPGRKVDPGPLFPWQQLYEKYGIGAWPEAEATGFYSSRRPFNGDIASLQEKLLAYGYDSPQTGVLDLQTTNVVSAFQMHFRQARYDGVPDVETVAILDALLEKYMHRDRSQSSPATLRQVEPREPGEHTNEKGDGL, encoded by the coding sequence ATGAGAAAAGAACAGCAAGCTTTACCCGTCACCAGTCTGGGACGGCGTGATTTTTTGGCAAAAAGTTCGATATGGTCAGCCGGTACGCTGGCATTGCCGCTCGCGGGATGCGGCAGCAGTATCGCGCAGGAATTGCAGGATGCCACGTATACGATCGATACCTCGTTTCAGTCGCCCAATCAGGATTCGCGCGTGCGTGATCTGGTGCTGCATTACACCGCCGGGCCGCTGGCAAAGTCGCTCGCCACGCTAACCGATCCACAAAGGCAGGTGAGCTCGCACTACCTTGTCCCGGATGGGATTAGTGACGGCGGGCGTTTCCGTGTGCTTGCGCTGGTACCGGAAGCGCGCCGCGCGTGGCATGCCGGTGTCAGTTATTGGCAAGGCGACCGGATGCTCAATGCGGGCTCGATCGGCATCGAAATCGTCAACGTGGGTTATCCGAAAGAGGACGAAAACTTACCGCTCATGAAGCGCCGCTGGTATCCCTATACGCCCGCACAAATTGCCGTGGTCGGCAAGCTCGCGGCCGATGTCATCGCGCGCCACGAAATCCTGCCGCAAAAAGTTGTTGGGCATTCCGACGTGGCGCCGGGGCGCAAGGTCGATCCGGGCCCGCTGTTTCCGTGGCAACAGTTATATGAGAAGTACGGTATCGGCGCCTGGCCCGAAGCAGAAGCAACCGGTTTTTATAGTAGCCGCCGGCCGTTCAACGGCGACATCGCGTCACTCCAGGAAAAACTGCTGGCGTATGGTTATGACTCGCCCCAGACGGGCGTACTCGATCTGCAAACAACCAACGTTGTGTCAGCGTTCCAGATGCATTTTCGTCAGGCGCGATACGACGGCGTTCCCGATGTCGAAACCGTGGCGATTCTCGATGCCTTGCTGGAAAAATATATGCATCGTGACCGCTCACAGTCCAGTCCAGCCACACTTCGGCAAGTGGAGCCAAGGGAGCCAGGGGAGCACACCAACGAAAAAGGCGATGGCCTATAA